Proteins encoded together in one Sceloporus undulatus isolate JIND9_A2432 ecotype Alabama chromosome 4, SceUnd_v1.1, whole genome shotgun sequence window:
- the CTSE gene encoding cathepsin E has translation MKQLVLIMFYIWLVTGLQRVPLKKHKSLRKVLRERGQLSQFWKSHKVDNIQYTQECSAFLEANEPLLNYFDVEYFGEISIGTPPQNFTVLFDTGSSNLWIPSVYCASKACAEHSRFHPTESSTYTEVGTAFSIHYGTGSLTGIIGMDQVTVEGITVTNQQFAESVSEPGNTFLDAEFDGILGLAYPSLAVDGISPVFDNMMAQNLVELPLFSVYLSRNPDSSVGGELIFGGYDPSLFSGNLNWIPVTKKGYWQILLDNIQVGGTIAFCAEGCQAIVDTGTSLITGPSEAIKQMQNLIGAQPVDGEYAVECNNLNVMPSVTFTLNGIPYSLTPDAYTIMENSDGMQQCTSGFQGLDMQTSEGPLWILGDVFIGQYYSVFDRGNDRVGLAPVVSPIAG, from the exons ATGAAGCAGCTGGTCCTTATAATGTTTTACATTTGGCTGGTCACTGGATTGCAAAG AGTTCCCCTGAAAAAACACAAATCTTTGCGGAAAGTTTTGAGGGAACGTGGGCAACTGTCTCAATTTTGGAAAAGTCACAAGGTCGATAATATCCAATATACCCAGGAATGCTCAGCTTTCCTGGAAGCTAATGAACCACTCCTCAACTATTTTGAT GTGGAATATTTTGGAGAGATCTCTATTGGGACGCCTCCTCAGAATTTCACAGTACTCTTTGACACTGGTTCCTCCAACCTATGGATACCATCTGTTTACTGTGCCAGCAAAGCATGTG CTGAACATTCCAGATTTCACCCCACAGAATCCAGCACCTACACTGAAGTTGGAACAGCTTTTTCCATTCATTATGGCACTGGCAGCTTGACAGGAATAATTGGAATGGATCAAGTGACT GTTGAGGGAATCACTGTAACCAATCAACAGTTTGCTGAGAGTGTGTCTGAGCCTGGAAACACCTTTCTGGATGCAGAATTTGATGGGATCCTTGGTTTGGCCTACCCATCTCTGGCAGTGGATGGAATCTCCCCAGTCTTTGATAATATGATGGCCCAAAACCTGGTGGAATTGCCATTATTCTCTGTTTATTTAAGCAG GAACCCGGACTCTTCTGTAGGAGGGGAATTGATTTTTGGTGGCTATGATCCTTCCCTTTTCTCTGGAAACCTCAACTGGATCCCAGTCACTAAGAAAGGATACTGGCAGATCCTGTTGGATAA TATCCAGGTGGGAGGGACAATTGCATTTTGTGCAGAAGGCTGCCAAGCTATAGTGGACACAGGGACATCTCTTATCACAGGCCCTTCTGAGGCCATAAAGCAAATGCAAAATTTAATTGGTGCACAACCTGTGGATGGAGAG TATGCTGTGGAATGCAACAACCTCAATGTGATGCCTAGTGTTACTTTCACACTCAATGGGATCCCTTACTCTCTCACCCCAGATGCCTATACCATCATG GAAAATAGCGATGGGATGCAGCAGTGCACCAGCGGTTTCCAGGGCCTAGACATGCAAACTTCAGAAGGGCCGCTTTGGATTCTGGGGGATGTTTTTATTGGCCAGTATTACTCTGTCTTTGATCGTGGGAATGACAGAGTGGGGTTGGCACCAGTTGTTTCTCCAATAGCTGGATAA